A genome region from Hoplias malabaricus isolate fHopMal1 chromosome 8, fHopMal1.hap1, whole genome shotgun sequence includes the following:
- the urb2 gene encoding unhealthy ribosome biogenesis protein 2 homolog, with protein MAAVYAGIHQKLKSHQTPWADKLKLARFAWGSRQCILPNKEQVLLDWTTHSLCARYNKKVEVPLEVEDGLWTYLDDILHSKNLNNILSHGKSITLNSALSQIINERILEGTSGTLTVSLSTVLSCCHGILTSPVLSVSYTARYDQLVELLVRVCRLACFKLSQLDSVEPLPVKVFEVLLLILSTYLTVQRQQGNSNRVFTQVTEHLLQPLCLVRHLLTTRAWTEEDDVIIRQHLNKDIRNKVDLILQSALFFHDRLPYYKEEVVPSERESVSKKGYAGNTLLCPVATILVKLVYEQGSEKEGLFYAARSNSLPLLFRFALDSFGKAEQNKLVCFYIMTKFVTALDFTEDLSVKETFNAANWSLALLSLENILNSCLAGDIYNIAADRIHHGEVQLNFYRKVAQLLFNNAQTDIPAWYRCLKTLLELNHQILEPNLDELVSSAWVDADNVDLRVKKAREMLVSAVLQTYAKLRQLPRLFEELLVVIRRPAADELRQELLPETVQKHLSQCLLDNPPSQNLEICRLILETMQNDLRYVSEMREESALKLFSQSILLNAVISNLKTLDDSTPVPIVRQTQSLMEEMHELVKSLLQNLDGVLITDAPWGEKIQEVSLLLVHTWHEADTLFQIHCSKYKSPAAEKCDINPVEKVLAIKSSAGEVISPLSRLLQKLLTLHSMKKHLLGSPLLLSDADTQFLCKAAQYVVKRQEPLINMSLDQTWDLQLCSVNSENYSVAYWFLLTNNLPLIAPYLSQEDTMYIADTMLNYLLQSDLGTSLEKTDLTVCLISKQLLQSVFFCELPGLHSAVVTCIMRKLFELLCASDVQALCPSFFKPVSEFDVESQDKQEHMTDILPSMERLKGIAQEIFNCGKAGLSIPVSETQVSSLLHLVKITSALNPHAMGLEDYLELFLSSFLINFCVQRDGSGALSAPVSLLKEIFRLLTLLLMGQNSPAILKIIHGSTLLEGVITSVSSGFSKGLFCNMDSSSWFLLLQSVQGFIQCLIQLIVNRKSSLRINLEKFTNFITERLAAIGPSSAESEQREGVLYIQLHLAIMSTLCEEIMLILRKREQLDEIITRLLEKIISIMGPAIQAMLTSKAGGVLRQSFTVDVVTVMIKSELAKASHQIQNSEEENGRYKFSHIGLYKSFGQQILKELWPAPRPMDFLISSVHFLSAFYLASETNKELDVEDLHFNILKAVHKLLSGAWLSISEVKELEAPVKDMLSQLMATCSQEQFNLLFLLLQDGLAASKIGGGCHTEVLATLTLIKLLACCSLPETCSKSFWLTVPQILSSLVFVIRKSSEMAALTGALTVPAVATMTTLLRQGECHLSNPHHVILGLGALHFVPLDILSMDDYYSAFQAIHEALFAIIQCYPKVMLKAAPTFLNCFYRLVTSIIHEGRQKGEKDKDKDSATLLKCAMLVERMYSYIGSTAEGFTVLSPFIVAQYVSELQRVTLQPEIKAHLTEGIYLILDHCFEQDIKFLNMTLQMGVKEVFSELYKNYVHYHKSQRQGEEKYTA; from the exons ATGGCTGCAGTCTACGCTGGCATCCATCAGAAGCTGAAAAGCCATCAAACCCCTTGGGCAGATAAGCTGAAACTTGCACGGTTTGCATGGGGGTCCAGACAGTGCATTCTCCCAAATAAAGAACAG GTTTTGCTTGACTGGACCACTCATTCACTTTGTGCACGTTACAATAAGAAAGTGGAAGTGCCACTTGAAGTAGAAGATGGCTTATGGACCTACTTAGATGATATTCTTCACAGCAAAAACCTGAATAATATCCTGAGCCATGGGAAATCAATTACTCTGAACTCAGCACTTTCTCAG ATAATCAATGAACGCATCCTAGAAGGGACCTCTGGGACCTTGACTGTTAGCCTGTCCACTGTTTTGAGCTGTTGCCACGGGATATTGacctctcctgttctctctgtgagcTACACCGCCAGATATGATCAACTGGTGGAACTGCTGGTGAGGGTCTGTAGGCTGGCCTGCTTTAAGCTCAGCCAGCTGGACTCTGTGGAGCCTCTTCCAGTTAAGGTGTTTGAGGTTCTGCTTCTCATTCTTAGCACATACCTAACTGTACAAAGACAACAAGGAAACTCCAACAGAGTTTTTACCCAAGTCACAGAACACCTTTTGCAGCCGCTTTGCCTGGTAAGACACTTACTGACCACAAGGGCATGGACAGAGGAGGATGACGTGATAATCCGACAGCATCTGAACAAAGACATCAGGAACAAAGTGGACCTGATTCTTCAGTCAGCTCTCTTTTTCCATGACCGCCTACCTTACTACAAAGAAGAAGTTGTGCCATCTGAACGAGAATCGGTTTCCAAAAAGGGATATGCAGGCAATACCTTGCTCTGCCCTGTTGCAACAATTCTGGTGAAACTTGTCTATGAACAGGGCAGTGAAAAAGAGGGTTTGTTCTATGCTGCCAGATCCAATTCTCTCCCATTGCTCTTCAGATTTGCTCTAGATTCATTTGGTAAAGCAGAACAGAACAAGCTGGTTTGCTTTTACATCATGACAAAGTTTGTGACTGCTTTAGATTTTACAGAGGATCTGAGTGTCAAGGAAACATTTAATGCAGCAAACTGGAGCCTTGCTCTGCTTTCCCTAGAGAACATTTTGAATTCTTGCTTGGCTGGGGATATCTACAACATCGCTGCAGACAGGATACATCATGGAGAGGTGCAGTTAAATTTCTACAGGAAGGTCGCACAGCTCTTATTCAATAACGCGCAGACAGATATCCCAGCCTGGTACCGCTGCCTGAAAACGCTTCTTGAATTGAACCACCAAATTCTGGAGCCCAATCTTGATGAGCTTGTCTCATCTGCATGGGTGGATGCAGACAATGTAGATTTACGTGTGAAGAAAGCTCGTGAAATGCTTGTGTCTGCTGTCCTTCAGACCTATGCTAAACTACGACAGCTGCCAAGACTCTTTGAGGAACTTCTTGTCGTAATCAGACGGCCAGCAGCTGATGAACTGAGACAAGAGCTGTTGCCTGAGACCGTGCAAAAGCATCTGAGTCAGTGTCTGTTGGACAACCCTCCCAGCCAGAATCTTGAAATCTGCAGGCTTATTCTGGAGACGATGCAAAATGATCTGCGTTATGTGAGTGAAATGAGAGAGGAATCTGCTCTAAAGCTGTTCTCTCAGAGTATTCTCCTCAATGCAGTTATCTCTAATTTAAAAACCTTGGATGACAGCACCCCAGTTCCTATCGTTAGGCAAACTCAGAGTTTAATGGAGGAGATGCATGAATTAGTTAAGTCCCTTTTACAGAATCTTGATGGGGTTTTAATTACAGATGCCCCCTGGGGAGAGAAGATTCAAGAGGTGAGTCTTCTACTTGTTCACACTTGGCATGAGGCTGACACCCTCTTCCAAATTCACTGCAGTAAATATAAATCCCCAGCTGCTGAAAAATGTGACATAAACCCTGTAGAAAAGGTTTTGGCAATCAAAAGCTCAGCAGGTGAGGTCATTAGTCCACTGAGCAGGCTTCTACAGAAGCTGCTTACTCTTCATAGTATGAAGAAGCACTTGCTTGGTTCACCTTTGTTATTATCAGATGCAGACACACAATTTCTATGCAAAGCTGCTCAATATGTCGTAAAAAGACAAGaaccattaataaacatgaGCCTTGACCAAACGtgggacctccaactttgcagTGTGAATAGTGAGAACTATTCTGTTGCCTACTGGTTCCTCCTAACCAACAATCTGCCTTTAATTGCCCCATACCTCTCACAGGAAGATACAATGTATATAGCAGACACAATGTTGAACTACCTGCTTCAGAGCGACTTGGGAACAAGTTTGGAGAAGACAGATCTGACTGTCTGCTTGATTTCAAAACAGTTACTTCagagtgtgtttttctgtgaattACCTGGCTTGCACTCCGCAGTGGTGACTTGTATCATGAGAAAGTTGTTTGAGCTGCTGTGTGCTTCTGATGTCCAAGCTTTATGTCCCTCATTTTTCAAACCTGTGTCAGAATTTGATGTTGAATCTCAAGATAAACAAGAGCACATGACTGATATCTTACCTTCTATGGAGAGACTTAAAGGCATAGCTCAGGAGATCTTTAACTGTGGTAAAGCTGGGCTTTCAATACCTGTCTCTGAAACACAAGTAAGTAGTTTGCTGCACTTGGTGAAGATCACAAGTGCTCTCAATCCACATGCAATGGGCCTTGAAGACTACCTAGAGCTTTTTCTGAGCTCGTTCCTGATTAACTTTTGTGTCCAGCGTGATGGAAGTGGAGCACTTTCAGCACCCGTCAGCCTTTTGAAAGAAATCTTCAGACTTCTGACGTTGTTATTGATGGGGCAGAATTCTCCAGCAATCCTTAAGATTATACATGGTAGTACACTCTTAGAGGGAGTCATAACCTCAGTTTCCTCTGGTTTTAGCAAGGGACTTTTTTGTAATATGGACAGCTCCTCGTGGTTCCTACTACTTCAGTCAGTTCAAGGCTTCATCCAGTGCCTAATCCAGCTGATAGTCAACCGAAAGAGCAGTTTGCGAATCAACCTGGAAAAGTTCACAAACTTCATAACTGAAAGACTTGCAGCCATTGGGCCTTCCTCTGCTGAGTCTGAACAACGTGAAGGGGTCCTGTACATACAGCTTCACTTAGCAATAATGAGCACACTTTGTGAGGAAATTATGCTCATTCTTAGAAAACGTGAGCAGCTGGATGAAATCATAACTCGGTTGTTAGAGAAAATCATCTCCATTATGGGGCCTGCCATCCAGGCTATGTTGACGAGCAAGGCAGGCGGTGTGCTCAGGCAGTCATTCACTGTTGATGTGGTAACGGTGATGATTAAGAGTGAACTAGCAAAAGCCTCTCATCAGATTCAGAACAGCGAGGAAGAGAATGGACGATACAAATTTTCCCACATAGGACTGTACAAGAGCTTTGGCCAGCAAATCTTGAAGGAACTATGGCCAGCACCTCGACCCATGGATTTTCTCATTTCATCAGTCCATTTTCTCTCAGCATTTTATTTGGCTTCAGAAACAAATAAGGAGTTGGACGTTGAAGAtcttcattttaatattttgaaggCTGTCCATAAGCTGCTGTCAG GTGCATGGCTGTCTATATCAGAAGTGAAGGAACTTGAAGCACCAGTTAAGGACATGCTTTCTCAGTTGATGGCCACTTGTTCACAAGAGCAGTTCAATTTACTGTTTCTCTTGCTTCAGGATGGGCTTGCTGCTTCAAAGATTGGCGGAGGCTGCCACACA GAGGTCCTTGCAACTCTGACTCTAATAAAGCTGCTTGCCTGCTGTTCATTACCGGAGACCTGCTCAAAGTCTTTTTGGCTTACCGTTCCACAGATCCTGTCTTCTCTTGTT TTTGTGATAAGGAAGTCGAGTGAAATGGCTGCTTTGACTGGTGCCTTGACTGTTCCAGCAGTAGCAACCATGACCACACTGCTCCGGCAAGGAGAGTGTCACCTCTCTAACCCACATCATGTTATCCTGGGGCTGGGTGCGCTTCATTTTGTGCCACTGGACATCCTGTCCATGGATGACTACTATTCTGCCTTTCAGGCCATCCACGAAGCCTTGTTTGCCATCATCCAATGCTACCCTAAG GTAATGCTAAAGGCTGCTCCAACGTTCCTGAACTGTTTTTATCGTCTGGTGACATCAATCATACATGAGGGCAGGCAAAAGGGAGAGAAGGATAAAG ACAAAGACTCTGCGACACTTTTAAAGTGTGCCATGTTGGTGGAGCGGATGTACAGCTACATTGGCAGCACAGCTGAGGGTTTCACAGTCTTATCCCCGTTCATTGTGGCTCAATACGTCAGCGAATTGCAGAGG GTGACACTTCAGCCAGAGATCAAGGCACACCTCACAGAAGGCATCTACCTGATCTTGGACCACTGTTTTGAACAGGATATAAAATTCTTGAACATGACATTGCAAATGGGTGTCAAGGAGGTGTTCAGTGAGCTGTACAAAAACTATGTACACTACCACAAATCTCAAAGGCAGGGGGAAGAGAAGTATACTGCCTGA